In one window of Streptomyces roseofulvus DNA:
- a CDS encoding helix-turn-helix domain-containing protein — MSIGNSPEDDRTFPSDDREPIGRTLQQARIAAGLSVEEVSASTRVRIPIVHGIEEDDFSRCGGDVYARGHIRTLARAVGLDPAPLIERYDADHGGRPAPTPAAPLFEAERIRPEPRRPNWTAAMVAAIVAVVGFVGFTMFNGAEQPKGTTAAEGGPAPAPEKATSAAKPKPVKPAPKPTESAIAAVPADKVTVKLTADGKSWISAKASDGKMLFDGFLQEGDTKTFQDDEQVDLVLGNAGAIELYVNGKKVSEKFEDGQVERLSYTKGDPEAG; from the coding sequence GTGTCCATCGGCAACTCCCCCGAAGACGACCGGACGTTCCCGTCAGACGACCGGGAACCGATCGGTCGCACCCTTCAGCAGGCCCGCATCGCCGCCGGCCTCAGCGTCGAAGAGGTCAGCGCCTCCACCCGTGTCCGGATCCCGATCGTGCACGGCATCGAGGAGGACGACTTCTCGCGCTGCGGCGGCGACGTCTACGCGCGCGGTCACATCCGCACGCTCGCGCGTGCCGTCGGGCTCGATCCGGCGCCGCTGATCGAGCGGTACGACGCCGACCACGGCGGCCGTCCCGCGCCCACCCCCGCCGCCCCGCTCTTCGAGGCGGAACGTATCCGCCCCGAGCCCCGGCGGCCCAACTGGACCGCGGCCATGGTCGCGGCGATCGTCGCCGTCGTCGGCTTCGTCGGCTTCACCATGTTCAACGGCGCCGAGCAGCCGAAGGGGACCACGGCCGCCGAGGGCGGTCCGGCGCCCGCCCCGGAGAAGGCGACCTCGGCCGCCAAGCCCAAGCCGGTCAAGCCCGCCCCGAAGCCGACCGAGAGCGCCATCGCGGCCGTCCCGGCCGACAAGGTCACGGTCAAGCTCACCGCCGACGGCAAGAGCTGGATCTCGGCCAAGGCCTCCGACGGCAAGATGCTCTTCGACGGCTTCCTCCAGGAGGGCGACACGAAGACCTTCCAGGACGACGAGCAGGTCGATCTCGTCCTCGGCAACGCCGGCGCGATCGAGCTCTACGTGAACGGCAAGAAGGTCTCCGAGAAGTTCGAGGACGGCCAGGTGGAGCGGCTCAGCTACACCAAGGGCGACCCCGAGGCCGGCTGA